One stretch of Desulfovibrio sp. UCD-KL4C DNA includes these proteins:
- the trpA gene encoding tryptophan synthase subunit alpha gives MIITTLADKINDANAKGRTALIPFLPGGYPDKEKFWKEILELDANGADIIEIGMPFSDPVADGPVVEAASLKCLDAGVNLKWILEGLAKVRSQINAGIVLMGYYNPVLQYGLEKFAKDANSAGVNGLIIADLPYEEGVEFRDLLAKNEVALVPLVGLNTSPERMKLYADGGNGFCYFVSVLGTTGDRDSLPEEIKVGLKQAKEIFNIPVALGFGLKHPSQLIQLEGLVDAAVFGSALIRHLGDGKSCAEFMKVWK, from the coding sequence ATGATTATTACAACACTTGCTGATAAAATAAATGATGCTAATGCAAAGGGGCGCACAGCTCTTATTCCTTTTCTTCCCGGTGGATATCCGGATAAAGAAAAATTCTGGAAAGAAATTCTTGAACTGGATGCTAACGGAGCGGACATAATTGAAATAGGAATGCCTTTTTCCGATCCTGTTGCGGATGGTCCTGTTGTTGAGGCAGCTTCCCTTAAATGCCTTGATGCCGGAGTTAATTTGAAATGGATTCTTGAAGGATTAGCAAAAGTCCGTTCGCAGATAAATGCAGGCATCGTACTGATGGGATATTACAATCCGGTACTGCAATACGGTCTTGAAAAGTTTGCGAAAGATGCCAATTCCGCTGGGGTAAACGGTTTGATTATTGCCGATTTACCGTACGAAGAAGGTGTCGAATTCCGTGATTTACTAGCCAAAAACGAAGTAGCCCTTGTTCCGCTAGTAGGACTTAATACATCACCTGAACGTATGAAACTATACGCCGATGGTGGGAATGGCTTTTGTTATTTTGTTTCGGTACTTGGAACAACGGGTGATCGTGATTCATTGCCGGAAGAAATTAAGGTTGGCCTTAAGCAGGCAAAAGAAATATTTAATATTCCGGTTGCTCTAGGGTTCGGATTGAAACATCCGTCACAGCTGATACAGCTTGAAGGGTTGGTTGACGCGGCAGTGTTCGGTTCTGCTCTTATCCGTCATCTCGGTGATGGAAAAAGTTGTGCTGAATTTATGAAGGTTTGGAAGTAG